The genome window tacaggcgctggccacctcgcccggctaattttcttatatttttagtagagacggggtttcaccgtgttagccaggatggtcttgatctcctgacctcgtgatccacctgcctcggcctcccaaagtgctgggattacaggcctgagccaccgcgcccggccgttaagtgctattttttaaaaaggaagaacagGGTGTAGGGGAGAGGAGAGTGCAGGAGGCAGTATTAAATAGTGTGGTTGGAGGCAGCCTCATTGAGAACATGAGACTTAGGGAAAGACATAGGGAGTTAGCTAAGCAGATATCTGAGGGAAGAGATAGCCAGGCAGGAGTTCAAGCAGCAAGCCTATGGGAATGAGCGTGACCAAGATATCCGAAGAAGCTAAGAGCTCTAGGCTTCTAAAAGGAAACTGGCTGCAAAATGATTTCAACTTAGGTAGTGAAATAAACCATTCtcattccatatttttgcaaaacCTCTTCTTGCTATCACCACTTACTAGTCTTAAAGATATGCCTCTCCATGTGTTTTGCAAGTTATCTTCAAGATACAAATTCCTTTAAGCTAATAGTAAACAAACAGTAGGAAAGCCATGGTTATTCCAGATCATCTTGTACAATCATAGTCTTTAGATAATTGAGCTGTTCTTCCTGTGAATATAGTAGcactcagaagaaaaaaacagtttcCTCTGCATTTAACTATTGGTTTTATGTAAGGTGAGTGTCATTCAAATTTCAGTATTTTGTGCAAGTTTGGCCTTGGGTGATTTTCTGTGAAATATCTGCAGTAAGAATTCAAGGGACAATAGGAGATACCATGGCTACTGTGAGGAAATGAAAGAGGCTTTATTTCAGACACTCAGTATGAAGCTCCCCAAATGAAATGCCAAACAAAGCTAATCCACTCAATCTAATACAGAATTTACAGTAAAACAGAGAAATTCTTTACCATTAGCACTTCAGAAAAAGTGCAGGAAATAAAATTAGCCTCAAGGAAAGGAACAAAGCCATGAGATAAAATCCTATTACTGATGTGACAAACAGCAACATCATTCCCTGTGGCATCTAGACATCCTCATCCGCAAGGTAATACCTCCTGGTAATTCCAGGTGGAAATGACTTCTGATCCACTTGAAGGTGGAAGTTGAGTTGGAACTTGTTAGTTCCTAAGAAGGTAGGTATTTTGAAGGTAAACATGTTTCATTAATCTTTCTTCCATAGGAACAGCTCAAGAATTagtttagattttaatttttctattttgctgaGTGAAAAAGTATGGCTTTTAGTGGCATGTGTTAACTTGACCACTCTTGGGGACCAGAAGCTTGTCACTTGTGTATTTTTCTTAGAATGTAGCATTTGATACTTTTAATTGGAAATTTGGTGGTGCTAATAGCTTGTTTTACATATGTATGGGTTACTGACCAGTCCagattttttgtccatttttctggaaagggaaaagataaaacagacttgaatAACTTTTGTTTGGAAACTGTAGAAGTATAATGAAAACTTAACCtgtggagaaggaagaaagtgatCCTCTCATTTTCTGatctcatatttttcttattttccgtGTCTTTCTCCCTTCCAGTATCTGAGAGATTTCTTCAATTTCAAACTCTTTTACTTCTGCTAcctatcattttaaattttgatttaaacCTTTCCCTGAGGGTTTTCTGTAGTATTCTGTCCTTGCTTCATGGATAGACTATCTTCCGTTATCTGAGACTATTACTGGtagcttttttgtttattttcttcttcctgcatAATCGTTTCTTCCACCTTGCTCTCTTCTGTTTATTTTGATGTCTGTGTTTTGTGTTCAGTGTTTTCTTTGATTAGTTTCTTGTTTAGAATCATGCAAAGGCCAAATCCTCATAATGAGAATCCTCATTTGCGGTTCCGTGTAGTTCTCTAATTATCATGAAGTGTAATAGAAAGGTGGGATAGTGTATCACTCACAGAAGCTGCTAAAAGTACTCAGAATTCTAGAGCtgctaatattaaaaacaaaaatgaccttGTGTTTTGCTTGATTAAAATTAAGCCTTAAGTTTAGAACATCTTTAAACttggtttaaaatattcattttagggTGTTTGCCAGCTTCCcagtaaaaatgatgaaaaagaatATCCACACAGAAGAATTGATATCAGGTATTGTTCAGACTTTGTTGCTGACCTGTTAACTTTTCCAAACTTGTCTCgtcttctccctccctttttgtATCTTGGAGTTCACATTCATATCTAGAGCCTCTTTTTACTCCCGAGAGCCATATGTTCTTGCCAAATGCAATGTTTAGCTCCAAAGTATATGAAGAGTAATGACTGTCTACAGACTCTGATTTATTTTCTCCAGATTTGCACCTCACCATGATGCCTTCCACAGCTCAAAAGTGGTTTCCTGCCTGGGCTAAGTTAGTTGTATTAAGTGATAATGCGATTTCATTTCTCCACACCTCTTTCAGAACAAAGTTCATAGAAACGTAAACAAATTACAAGGTTGGGGTGATTTGAGCAGTCTACCTCATGATAGTCTTCTCTTCAATTTATTAGACCACTTAGGCTTATCTTAGGTATTTTGTTCCTTATTGATTTTAGGAGTCCTATATTTGCTAAACTTGAAATGCATGGTAAAAAAAATGTATCTACTGTCCATTTTTTTTAGGTTGATACCCAAAGATCAGTATTACTGTGGTGTTCTCTATTTCACTGGGAGTGATATTTTCAATAAGAATATGAGGGCTCATGCCCTAGAAAAGGGTTTCACAATCAATGAGTACACCATCCGTCCCTTGGGAGTCACTGGTGAGTGTCCATGTGTGTATTAGAGATCATTTCTCATCTCGAGAGAAGGTAATTTTCAAAGATACTTTGGTTTAGCAAACCTTCTAATAACTATGCCAGTTAGTgtagtttctttgtatttttagtcctTCGGGCAACAAGAAAGGATGTAATGCATAACATGCTCCTAGGCCCTCAGTTGAAAGCCATCAAGGCAAGTGTTATTTCTAGCTTTGTTAAAATGGATTAAATCCTTGCATGCTCAGTAAAACATCTTACTCATctaaaaaggtttttgttttttgctgttgtttaatGTACCTCCAAGACCCCTGAAAAACTCAAGTATCATTGTTTTCATTGCCACACACTTTGCTTTTAGTGCCACAGTATCTTTGGCCCCATGCTTTTAAAGTTTAAAGAATAAGGATTGCTGAATCTATGCTTAATGGGTCCTGTTAACATTTCACAGTATACTATGTGGTTTACCGTTCTCTACTAGGAGAAtgaatttttgtcattttgtcctcaaagtataaaataaggcTTTCATCCCTGGTAGACTAGGGCAGTACTTCTCACAATTCAGTATGCATACCAGCAACATGGGGGCCTCACTAAATTCAGATTCTAACTCCTTGGGCTTGCAGTGGGGCTcaggattctgcatttctagtaAGCTTCTAGATCAGAGGTTTCCAATCTTAtagcttccctgggccacactggaagaagaataattgtcttgggccacacataaaatacaccaaTACtcatgatagctgatgagctttaaagaaaaaaatcacgaAAACATCTCATcgtgttttaagaaagtttacaaatttgtgttgggccacattcaaagctgtgcTGGGCCGCATGCGGCCCACAGGCCATAGGTTGGATAAGCTTGTTCTAGATGCCAGTGCTGCTAGTCCAAGAACCGAGTTGCAAAGGAACTcactattttatataatacatactgGCTCCAGCAGAGAGGACAATCAAGAGTGAGGATGACTTGAGTGACTCTAGCTGGGATCCCCAGGTTCCCTTTGTGGAACTGGTGACTCACAAGACGAAGCTCCAGCACAGGCTCCTGGGAGACAATAGAGTggtcagtgtcttttttttttttgaaacagagtttcgctcttgttgcccaggatggagtgcaatggcacattctcggctcactgcaacctctgcctcctgggttcaagcgattctcctgcctcagcctcccgagtagctgggattacaggcatgcgccaccacacccggctaattttgtatttttagtagagatggggtttctccatgttggtcaggctggtcttgaactcctgacctcaggtgatccgcccgcctcaacctcccaaagtgctgggattacaggcgtgagctaccacgtctgccagtgtctttcttttttagtgACTTGGttaccattttcctttttcttctgaaaGCAAATCCCACACAGCTTTTAATTTTGAACCCTCTATAACTAAACTATAAAACGGGTTCTTACAATAAGTTTTTTCTCTCTGTACTTGTAGGAGTTGCTGGAGAACCCCTTCCAGTGGATAGTGAGAAAGACATCTTTGATTACATCCAGTGGAAATACCGAGAACCCAAGGACCGGAGTGAATGAGGCCTGTGTCCTCCCTGGCAGACACAGCACAATAGGAgtcttaatttatttcttaaccTTTGCTATGTAAGGGTCTTTAgtgtttttaaatgattgtttCTTCTTCATGCTTTCGCTTGCAATGTAGTCAATAAAACCTTGTGTACTGTTATTGGATAATGATGTTCTTATTTTCTTAGCAAATATGTTTAgtttaaattttcatattatgTTCATGATCATACTTTACTATGGGTTTGGTAGAGAGAAATATGAGATGATAGCAGATCTTTAATgggagtttttattttcttatattctacTCTAGGCTATAAACCACATTACCCCTACTTACTGATCACAAATTAGTTAATTAAGGTACACCCAGAGACTAGCCTCTGGAAGATTGTTCAATATTTTCTAGAAACTaggggggctgggcacggtggttcatgcctgtaatcccagtacttcgggaggctggggcaggtggatggcctgaggtcagcagttggagactagcctggccaacatggtgaaaccctgtctctaccaaaaatacaaaaattagctggggatgatggcaagtgcctgtaatcccagctacttaggaggccgaggtgggaaaattgtttgaaactgggaggcggaggttgcagtgagccaagatcataccactatactctagtctgggcaacagagtgagactccatctcaaaaaaataaactagagatcttcataaatttaattttttgttttgcccATATTTGATTGTATCAGTCCATTCTTACATTGCTCTAAAagaatactggagactgggtagtttatgaaggaaaaaggtttaattggctcatggttctgcagactgtataggaagcatggcactggtatcTGCTAAGCttgctgggaggcctcaggaaggttTTACTCCTGGTGGGAGATGAAGCGGcagcaggcacttcacatggcgAAAgcaggagcgagagagagagagaaggtgccaCACTCTTAAACAACCCGATCTTGTGTCAACTAacagaactcacttatcaccaaggggatggtgctgagCCATTCATGAGGAGTCCGCCCTCATTGTCCagtcaccaggccccacctccagtactggaggtcacatttcagcCAGGAGTTACGGAAGGGACAAatgtccaaaccatatcattgaaTCTTGCAATATATACTTATAACCTGAATAGAAAAACAGGTGTATGGTTTATCTCTTAAATGAAATCTGTAGCACTTGCTTGAAATCCACTAGAAAGAGCTCCCCTAAGCACAACCACTTCTACTATGCACAAAATACAGCCTTTTAAACTCCAAacaaaaatttcacttttttgccCGAGTCTTCCTCTGGGCTTTTAAGTGCAAGTGgtcaaaatgtataaataaaaacacTCCTTGAAAGCCCTgcctttcaaatattaaaattatataaatataaaatagacaAAGGTATCAAATGGTAAGTAAAGCTACTGAAAACGTGGAAATGCTTTATAACTTGCAAAGGACTATACAAATATAAGATATCTTTTGAAACTTCTTTATTAACCAAATTATTTTGTAGTGAAATGCCATTTCCCTTCTAagaaatgaatggaaataaacaatagagtttttaaggaaaaatatagTATTTGCTGTGATAATTTTCCCTGGTAAGATGTAAGAATTAACTTACTTTTAACTTTAGGTGCTATCATTTTTACCCCCTAGGATACTGTCAGGCACCAGCCCTTTACCAGAAATTGCTTAAAGATGTATTTGGAGAGAGAGATGTGACTCGGTTATagtatatgtatttcaaaacatcatgctatacactgtaaatatatacaatttcaattctttgttgttgttgttttgagacagagtctcgcactgttgcctgggctggagtgcaatggtgcgatctcggctcattgcaacctccgcctcctgggttcaagcaattctcctgcctcaatttcccaagtagctgggattacaggcgcctgccaccatgcccagctaattttttgtagtttttagcagagacaaggttttactgtgttggccagtctggtctcaaactcctgacctcgtgatccacccgcctcagcctcccaaagtgctgggattacaggcgtgagccactgcgccgggcctcaATTCTTGAAGATTTGAATTAATTGAGTCCCtagattagaaataaattttttttgttacagAGTCCCATCAGTTTTCTGGAAAACCAGACAAAAAGCTAAAGCTAGTTTCATTCATCACAAGGTCGCCAACTCTTAGTTCTCTAGTTT of Macaca fascicularis isolate 582-1 chromosome 8, T2T-MFA8v1.1 contains these proteins:
- the POLB gene encoding DNA polymerase beta isoform X4; translation: MLQMQDIVLNEVKKVDSEYIATVCGSFRRGAESSGDMDVLLTHPSFTSESTKQPKLLHQVVEQLQKVRFITDTLSKGETKFMGVCQLPSKNDEKEYPHRRIDIRLIPKDQYYCGVLYFTGSDIFNKNMRAHALEKGFTINEYTIRPLGVTGVAGEPLPVDSEKDIFDYIQWKYREPKDRSE